The Vigna unguiculata cultivar IT97K-499-35 chromosome 1, ASM411807v1, whole genome shotgun sequence nucleotide sequence CATAATAACAGAACCAAGCAATCAAGCTAGTTACAAGTTAGTAAGGAGCAGAACTACTAACCGGAGGAGGAAATAAATTATCTTTGAAGAGAATACCCGTTGCTCGTATCATACAAACAGAATACAGCACCAAAAAACTTATTCACTCGCTTCACCCTCGCAGAGTTCATCACTCGATTCACCCTCACAGAGTTCATCACTCGTTTCAACCTCTTCCTCCCCAGAATCCTCGCTTCTTAGCTCATCATTCTCCACCAACGAATTGTTGTCGTCATGTTTCAATGACCCATCCCCGCGATAGAGAAGCCCCGTCTGCATGACACGGTAGAACTTATCTCTATGTCGGACAAGAGGGTGCGGGTCAACCAGTTTCCCACTCTGGTACCCTTCCCTGAGAGTAATAGTGGTCGTTTTACACTTCAATGAGAGGTAAAAAATGCCGGGATACCGGGTGAAAATCCGGGTAAACTTGTGCGGAAGATTCAACTCATCCCTCAAGCTCCTCAAGTAGTTCCTCTTGGTTTTCTTGTGCAGAGTCAAACTCAAAAGCTCGTGCAGAACCCCAACCACGCGCTTCTCCATCAAATCGCTGTTGGGATCAATCTTGGAGGAATCAACATAGGGAGAAACATAAGGCAGCTTCTGAAACTCATCCATCCACGTCATCACCTTCTTCTGCGCGCCGTAACCCCTCGGAAACTTCATTGGAAAAGCCAACGCGGATTGTCCCCGCTTGAATTCCCGGTAGTGGGTCCCACACTCGTTTCTCTGCTGCAGCGCGGACACAGCGTATTCCTCGGGCCATCGTGCTAGTTTGAGCGAAGCGACGCCGTTGGACTTGACGAATTGGAAGTCGTTAGGGAAGTTGGGGACGAGGGTTTTCTCGAAGGAGTCGGGTAAGCCGAGGTCCCACTTCAGCGAGTGGAGGGAATAGAGTGACAGGGCGCGTGAGCGGGTCATCATGAGGAGCTTGGAGAGGCGTTCGACGGCGTCGTTTTGGTGAGCTTGGTGGAGGGCGAGTTC carries:
- the LOC114164383 gene encoding protein WHAT'S THIS FACTOR 9, mitochondrial — protein: MFYWTVGEGPLADGDDGRTRRGVRGRLLQGWEMNKNGVTPWMKQQWRGIVKVRLKWVKNRSLDHVIDKETDLKAACLLKDAINRSSTAFLTAKSVADWQKLLGLTVPVLRFLRRYPTLFQEFPHPRWPSLPCFRLTDTALFLHSQELALHQAHQNDAVERLSKLLMMTRSRALSLYSLHSLKWDLGLPDSFEKTLVPNFPNDFQFVKSNGVASLKLARWPEEYAVSALQQRNECGTHYREFKRGQSALAFPMKFPRGYGAQKKVMTWMDEFQKLPYVSPYVDSSKIDPNSDLMEKRVVGVLHELLSLTLHKKTKRNYLRSLRDELNLPHKFTRIFTRYPGIFYLSLKCKTTTITLREGYQSGKLVDPHPLVRHRDKFYRVMQTGLLYRGDGSLKHDDNNSLVENDELRSEDSGEEEVETSDELCEGESSDELCEGEASE